A region of the bacterium genome:
TGCACCATCAATTCACAGACCCGTATGCTGGCACCCATGACATTGGTGGGACGCACCGCCTTGTCGGTGGAAATCAGCATTAAGCGCTCCAGGCCGCAGGCGATGGCAGCTCCAAGGGCAGCCCGCGTACCATTGACGTTATTGGCCACGCCGACGCAGGGGTTGCGCTCCACCAGCAGCTGGAAGTACTCGCATTCCATGGGGAGGACGGCCGTGCCGTCATCCGGCAGCCGGAGCAGGAGCTCGGCCTTGGCTATGGCTATGGCCCGCACGTCGGAGAAAAACTCCAGGTGGGCCGGTCCTACGGCGGTCACGACGCCGATTTTCGGCCGGGCGACCTCCGCCAGCGAGGCGATTTCACCCGCCCATTGCATTCCCATCTCCACCACCGCCAGGGCCGTGTCCCGGCGCAGACTGGCGAGGGTCAGCGGGACGCCGTAAACCGTGTTCATGTTCCCCGAGCTTACGACGGTCGGCGCGAAGGCGGAGAGGACCGCGCCCAGGTAGTCCTTCGTCGTCGTCTTCCCAACGGAGCCGGTGATGCCGACGACGGTGAGCTCGGGGAAGCGCCGCCGGAATCCGTCGGCGATGGAAAGAAGCGCCCGGGGTACGCTCCCGACCACCAGTTGGGTCAACGGCAGGTCCGGGTCGGGCGTAGACACCAGGGCGGCCAGGGCTTTGCCGGCGATGTCGGGGAGGAACTGGTGACCGTCCGCGCGCTCGCCGGGCAGGGCGACGAAGAGGTCGCCGGCGGCGAGTGCCCGGGAGTCTATGGCCAGCCCCCGCACCGGCTCGTCGAGGCTCCCCCGGGGCCCCAAAAGCCGGGCGTCCGCCCATTCGAGCAGTCGGCTCAGGGGGAGCGGCTCCCCCACGTCGGCTCTGAGCTGTCCGTAATCCTCGCGCACACTCTCTCCCGTGACCGTCTTGATCGTTGAAAAGTCCTTGAGAGCGGTCGTCACCTCGAGCCCGCCAGTCGGACCGACAGGGCGTCCACGCCGTTGGAAACCGAGACCACCCGACCACTCCCGCGCATCTCGACCGGCGCACCCCTGGCGGCGAGTGCCGCGGCGGTTCTCCGGGCGTTCAACCCCAACAGATTCAACGGGTTTCCGACGTCCCCGCAGACCGGTCCACCCCCGTAGATGGGTCTTGGTTCGTCCACGATTATCAACAAGACCAGCGCAGGGTCCTGTGCCGGGGCGAAGCCGATGAAGCTGGCGATGTAGCGCTTGCCCGCCAGATATCCCATCTCGCCGATCTTCTGGGCGGTGCCCGTCTTGCCCCCCACGGTGTAGCCCGACCCCAAGGCGTCCTTGCCCAGTCCGCGCTCCACCGATCCAACGAGAATCTCGCGGAGGGCGGCGGCGGTTTCGGGGCTGATAACCCGCCTGGGGTGCGGTTTTCGCGAATCATCGTCGGACACGATGCTCGGCTGGACCAGCCACCCCCCGTTGGCGATGACCGCGTAGGCCCGGACGAGCTGAATCGGCGTCACGGCAATCCCTTGGCCGAAGCTGGCGCAGGCCGTGTCCAGGGGGTACCAATCCGAGGCCGGTCGGAGAATCCCCCGGACCTCTCCCGGCATGTCCAGGCCGGTCAACGCGCCGAAACCGAATTTTTCCAGGTAGTCGTGCAGCTTCTCCCGCCCGACCTTCAGGCCGATCTGAAGGATGCCCACGTTGGAGGAGCGCTCGATGATCTGGGCCGCGGTCAGGCGGGGGTCGTGGGGCAGACTGTCCCTGATCCGCCGACCGGTCACGTAGGTTTCCGGGGGGGTGTCGAAGACGGTCTGGGGCGTGACGAGCCCCTCCTCGAGCGCGGCGGCCAGGGTGAAGACCTTGAATGTGCTGCCCGGTTCGTACACGTCGGTCACGATGCGGTTGCGCCGGACCCAGGTCGGGTACTCGCCGAAGCGGTTCGGGTCGAAGAACGGGTAGTTGGAGAGGGCCAGCACCTCGCCGGTGTCGGGGTTCAGCATCACGGCCATGCCTCCCCGACCGTTCGACCGTTCCACGGCGTAGGCCAGCTCGCGGTCCACGATGTGCTGGAATCGGGAGTCTATGGTCAGGCGCAGGTCGTCGCCGCGCTGCGGCGGCTGCTGGGTTTTGCCAGGGGCATAGCTCGCTTCGCTCGGTTCGTCCAGGGGGTACAGCGGGCGTCCGAGGGCGTCCCGGACCTTGAGCGTCCACCCCGGTTCCCCCGAGAGGCGATCTTCGTAGGCGAGTTCCATCCCCTCCAGCCCCTGATGGTCTACCCCAACGAAGCCCAGTACGTGAGCCGCGGTGCGCCCGAGCGGGTAGAGGCGGGAGGGCTCCAGTCTCACGTACACCCCGGGGAGTGACGCCCGGCGCAGGATGTCGGCGGTTTCGGCGTCGAGGTGCCGGGAGAGCCATTCAAAATAGGAGTTCCGATCGAGCAACCGGCGCGTGTCCTCCAGGGGAAGCCCCAGTATTTTCACCAATCCCTCGGCCACGCGATCCTTCTCCTCGGGCTTGATTTCGTTGGGTGCGACGAAGGCGGTGGGCGATTCGCGGTCCAGGGCCATCGGGATGCCGTTCCGGTCGTAGATGGTTCCCCGGAGCCCCACCAGGGGAACCCGGATCACCTGCTGGCCGCGGGCCTGGAGGGCGAGATCGGCGCCGCGGACGAGCTGAAGCTGAACCAGGCGACCGCTGATGACGATCAGCGCCACACCCATCAGAATGAATACGATGCGGAGCCGCCTGCGCGCGGTTCCATCGCTGTCATGGGCTGGGTGGAATTGATTCATCGCCTTCGGCTATGCCTAGTAAACGGTAACGGTTTCGAGATCGGCGGGAACGTCGAGCTTCAGTCTTTCGGCGGCCAGGGACTGCAGGTTCT
Encoded here:
- a CDS encoding polysaccharide biosynthesis protein, which produces MECEYFQLLVERNPCVGVANNVNGTRAALGAAIACGLERLMLISTDKAVRPTNVMGASIRVCELMV
- a CDS encoding penicillin-binding protein 2; amino-acid sequence: MNQFHPAHDSDGTARRRLRIVFILMGVALIVISGRLVQLQLVRGADLALQARGQQVIRVPLVGLRGTIYDRNGIPMALDRESPTAFVAPNEIKPEEKDRVAEGLVKILGLPLEDTRRLLDRNSYFEWLSRHLDAETADILRRASLPGVYVRLEPSRLYPLGRTAAHVLGFVGVDHQGLEGMELAYEDRLSGEPGWTLKVRDALGRPLYPLDEPSEASYAPGKTQQPPQRGDDLRLTIDSRFQHIVDRELAYAVERSNGRGGMAVMLNPDTGEVLALSNYPFFDPNRFGEYPTWVRRNRIVTDVYEPGSTFKVFTLAAALEEGLVTPQTVFDTPPETYVTGRRIRDSLPHDPRLTAAQIIERSSNVGILQIGLKVGREKLHDYLEKFGFGALTGLDMPGEVRGILRPASDWYPLDTACASFGQGIAVTPIQLVRAYAVIANGGWLVQPSIVSDDDSRKPHPRRVISPETAAALREILVGSVERGLGKDALGSGYTVGGKTGTAQKIGEMGYLAGKRYIASFIGFAPAQDPALVLLIIVDEPRPIYGGGPVCGDVGNPLNLLGLNARRTAAALAARGAPVEMRGSGRVVSVSNGVDALSVRLAGSR